Proteins from one Physeter macrocephalus isolate SW-GA chromosome 16, ASM283717v5, whole genome shotgun sequence genomic window:
- the LOC102978791 gene encoding LOW QUALITY PROTEIN: keratin, type I cytoskeletal 18-like (The sequence of the model RefSeq protein was modified relative to this genomic sequence to represent the inferred CDS: substituted 2 bases at 2 genomic stop codons), producing the protein MSFNAQSTFSNYRSLGSAQSPGHWVRPVSSAASIYAGARGSGSRIFVSHSTSIRRGWGSRNLGAGMAGGLVGVGGIQGEKETMQDLNDRLASYLERVKRLEADNRRLECKIREHLEKKRPQVRDWGHYLKTIEDLRAQIFASSVDNACLIADDFRVKYETELAIRQSVESDIHRLHKVIDDTSVTWLQLETEIEPLKEELLFMRKNHEEEVKGLQNQTANSGLTVELDAPRPQDLSKIMADIRAQYDELAQKNREELDKYWSQQTEESTTVVTSQTAQIGAAEMTLMELRRTLQSLEIDLDSMRNLKASLENSLREVEARYAMQMKQLNGVLLHLESELAQTXAEGQCQTXEYEALLNIKVKLEAEINTYRRLLEDGEDFNLGDAVEDREDFNLGDAVDSSNSMQTIQKTTTLRLVDGKVASETSDTKVLRH; encoded by the coding sequence ATGAGCTTCAATGCCCAGTCCACCTTCTCCAACTACCGGTCCCTGGGCTCTGCTCAGTCACCGGGCCACTGGGTCCGACCGGTCAGCAGCGCTGCCAGCATCTATGCAGGCGCCAGGGGCTCGGGCTCCCGGATCTTCGTGTCCCACTCCACCAGCATCCGGCGCGGCTGGGGATCCAGGAACCTGGGCGCCGGGATGGCCGGGGGTCTGGTGGGGGTAGGGGGAATCCAGGGCGAAAAGGAGACCATGCAAGACCTGAATGACCGCCTGGCCTCTTACCTGGAGAGGGTGAAGAGACTGGAGGCTGATAATAGGAGACTGGAGTGCAAAATCCGGGAACACCTGGAGAAGAAGAGACCCCAGGTCAGAGACTGGGGGCATTACTTGAAGACCATCGAGGACCTCAGGGCTCAGATTTTTGCAAGTTCTGTGGACAATGCCTGTCTTATTGCTGATGACTTCAGAGTCAAGTATGAGACGGAGCTGGCCATACGCCAGTCTGTGGAGAGTGACATCCACAGGCTCCACAAGGTCATTGATGACACCAGTGTCACCTGGCTGCAGCTAGAGACTGAGATCGAGCCTCTCAAGGAGGAGCTGCTCTTCATGAGGAAGAACCACGAGGAGGAAGTAAAGGGTCTACAAAACCAGACTGCCAACTCTGGGTTGACCGTGGAGTTGGATGCTCCTAGACCTCAGGACCTCAGCAAGATCATGGCAGACATCCGGGCCCAGTATGACGAGCTGGCTCAGAAGAACCGAGAGGAGCTGGACAAGTACTGGTCCCAGCAGACTGAGGAGAGCACCACAGTGGTCACCTCGCAGACCGCTCAGATAGGAGCTGCTGAGATGACACTCATGGAGCTGAGACGCACTCTCCAGTCCCTGGAGATCGACCTGGACTCCATGAGAAATCTGAAGGCCAGCTTGGAGAACAGCCTGAGGGAAGTGGAGGCCCGCTATGCCATGCAGATGAAACAGCTCAATGGGGTCCTCCTGCACCTGGAGTCGGAGCTGGCCCAGACCTGAGCAGAGGGGCAATGCCAGACCTAGGAGTACGAGGCCCTGCTGAACATCAAGGTCAAGCTGGAGGCTGAGATCAACACCTACCGCCGCCTGCTGGAAGACGGGGAGGACTTCAATCTTGGTGACGCCGTGGAAGACAGGGAGGACTTCAATCTTGGTGACGCCGTGGACAGCAGCAACTCCATGCAAACCATCCAGAAGACCACCACCCTCAGGCTCGTGGACGGCAAAGTGGCGTCTGAGACGTCAGACACCAAAGTTCTGAGGCACTGA